A genomic region of Candidatus Pseudomonas phytovorans contains the following coding sequences:
- the rho gene encoding transcription termination factor Rho, whose amino-acid sequence MNLTELKQKPITDLLEMAEQMGIENMARSRKQDVIFALLKKHAKSGEEISGDGVLEILQDGFGFLRSADASYLAGPDDIYVSPSQIRRFNLRTGDTIVGKIRPPKEGERYFALLKVDTINFDRPENAKNKILFENLTPLFPNKRLKMEAGNGSTEDLTGRVIDLCAPIGKGQRGLIVAPPKAGKTIMLQNIAANITRNNPECHLIVLLIDERPEEVTEMQRTVRGEVVASTFDEPPTRHVQVAEMVIEKAKRLVEHKKDVVILLDSITRLARAYNTVIPSSGKVLTGGVDAHALEKPKRFFGAARNIEEGGSLTIIATALVETGSKMDEVIYEEFKGTGNMELPLDRRIAEKRVFPAININRSGTRREELLTADDELQRMWILRKLLHPMDEIAAIEFLVDKLKQTKTNDEFFLSMKRK is encoded by the coding sequence ATGAACCTGACTGAACTCAAGCAAAAGCCGATTACCGATCTGTTGGAAATGGCCGAACAGATGGGCATCGAAAACATGGCCCGTTCGCGCAAACAGGACGTGATTTTCGCCCTGCTGAAAAAGCACGCGAAGAGCGGCGAAGAGATCTCGGGTGACGGCGTGCTGGAGATTCTCCAGGATGGTTTCGGTTTCCTGCGCTCGGCTGACGCGTCTTACCTGGCCGGCCCGGACGACATCTACGTCTCGCCTAGCCAGATCCGCCGTTTCAACCTGCGTACCGGCGACACCATCGTCGGCAAGATCCGCCCGCCGAAGGAAGGGGAGCGTTACTTCGCCCTGCTGAAGGTTGATACCATCAACTTCGACCGTCCGGAAAACGCGAAGAACAAGATCTTGTTCGAAAATCTGACGCCGCTGTTCCCGAACAAGCGCCTGAAGATGGAGGCTGGTAACGGCTCCACCGAAGACCTGACCGGCCGCGTCATCGACCTGTGCGCCCCGATCGGCAAAGGCCAGCGTGGCCTGATCGTCGCCCCGCCGAAAGCGGGCAAGACCATCATGCTGCAGAACATCGCGGCCAACATCACCCGTAACAACCCCGAGTGCCACCTGATCGTCCTGCTGATCGACGAGCGCCCGGAAGAAGTGACCGAAATGCAGCGCACCGTGCGCGGCGAAGTGGTTGCCTCCACCTTCGACGAGCCGCCAACCCGCCACGTGCAGGTTGCCGAAATGGTGATCGAGAAGGCCAAGCGCCTGGTCGAGCACAAGAAGGACGTGGTCATCCTGCTGGACTCCATCACCCGCTTGGCGCGTGCCTACAACACCGTGATCCCGAGCTCCGGCAAGGTGCTGACCGGTGGTGTCGACGCCCACGCCCTGGAGAAGCCGAAGCGCTTCTTCGGCGCTGCGCGTAACATCGAGGAAGGCGGTTCGCTGACCATCATCGCCACCGCGCTGGTTGAAACCGGCTCGAAGATGGACGAAGTGATCTACGAAGAGTTCAAGGGCACCGGCAACATGGAACTGCCGCTGGACCGCCGCATCGCCGAGAAGCGCGTGTTCCCGGCCATCAACATCAACCGTTCCGGTACCCGCCGCGAAGAGTTGCTGACCGCCGACGACGAACTGCAGCGCATGTGGATTCTGCGCAAGCTGCTGCACCCGATGGACGAAATCGCCGCCATCGAGTTCCTGGTCGACAAGCTCAAGCAGACCAAGACCAACGACGAGTTCTTCTTGTCGATGAAGCGCAAGTAA
- the trxA gene encoding thioredoxin TrxA: protein MSSDLIKHVTDATFEAEVLKAEGPVLVDYWAEWCGPCKMIAPVLDDIAGTYQGKLTIAKLNIDDNQETPAKHGVRGIPTLMLFKNGNVEATKVGALSKSQLAAFIDANL, encoded by the coding sequence ATGAGCAGCGACCTGATCAAACACGTCACCGATGCTACCTTTGAAGCCGAAGTCCTCAAGGCCGAAGGCCCAGTGCTGGTCGACTACTGGGCTGAGTGGTGCGGCCCATGCAAGATGATCGCTCCGGTTCTGGACGACATCGCTGGCACCTACCAGGGCAAGCTGACCATCGCCAAGCTGAACATCGACGACAACCAGGAAACCCCAGCCAAGCACGGCGTGCGTGGTATCCCTACGCTGATGCTGTTCAAAAACGGCAATGTCGAGGCTACCAAGGTCGGCGCTCTGTCAAAATCGCAACTGGCCGCGTTCATCGACGCCAATCTGTGA
- the ppx gene encoding exopolyphosphatase → MPHTIAKNLSLIAAIDLGSNSFHMVVAKAHHTEIRILERLGEKVQLAAGIDEERKLSEEAMERGLDCLKRFSQLINGMPAGSVRIVGTNALREARNRNDFIQRAEAILGHPVEVISGREEARLIYLGVSHTLADTPGKRLVADIGGGSTEFIIGQRFEPLLRESLQMGCVSFTQRYFRDGKITPARYAQAYTAARLELMSIEHALHRLTWDEAIGSSGTIRAIGAAIKAGGLGNGEVNAEGLAWVKRKMFKLGEVDKIDFDGIKPDRRTIFPAGMAILEAIFDALELQRMDHCDGALREGVLFDLLGRHHHEDVRERTLNSLMERYHVDQGQAARVERKALHAFDQVADAWGLKDGNWRDLLGWAAKVHEVGLDIAHYHYHKHGAYLIEHSDLSGFSREDQQMMALLVRGHRRNIPKDKFAELGDEGIKLLRLCVLLRFAILFHHIRGNQQMPKVVLKAGDESLDVAFPEGWLEQNQLTQADFANEAEWLARVGFVLSVR, encoded by the coding sequence ATGCCGCATACCATCGCGAAGAACCTGTCCCTGATCGCCGCCATCGACCTTGGCTCCAACAGTTTTCACATGGTCGTGGCCAAGGCCCACCATACAGAAATCCGCATTCTCGAGCGGCTCGGCGAGAAAGTTCAGCTTGCCGCCGGCATCGACGAAGAGCGCAAACTCAGCGAAGAGGCAATGGAACGAGGCCTGGATTGCCTCAAGCGCTTTTCCCAGCTGATCAACGGCATGCCGGCAGGCTCCGTGCGTATCGTCGGTACCAACGCCTTGCGCGAGGCGCGCAACCGTAACGATTTCATCCAGCGCGCCGAAGCCATCCTCGGCCACCCGGTAGAGGTCATCTCCGGCCGCGAAGAAGCGCGCCTGATCTACCTGGGTGTCTCGCACACCCTGGCCGACACCCCCGGCAAGCGCCTGGTGGCCGACATCGGCGGCGGCAGTACCGAGTTCATCATCGGCCAGCGCTTCGAGCCACTGCTGCGCGAAAGCCTGCAGATGGGCTGCGTCAGCTTCACCCAGCGCTACTTCCGCGACGGCAAGATAACCCCGGCCCGCTACGCCCAGGCCTACACGGCTGCGCGCCTGGAGCTGATGAGCATCGAGCATGCCCTGCACCGCCTGACCTGGGATGAAGCCATCGGCTCGTCCGGCACCATCCGCGCCATCGGCGCCGCCATCAAGGCTGGCGGCCTGGGCAATGGTGAGGTCAACGCTGAAGGTCTGGCCTGGGTCAAGCGCAAGATGTTCAAGCTGGGTGAGGTCGACAAGATCGACTTCGACGGCATCAAGCCGGACCGCCGTACGATCTTCCCGGCGGGCATGGCCATTCTTGAAGCGATCTTCGACGCGCTGGAGCTGCAGCGCATGGATCACTGTGACGGCGCCTTGCGCGAAGGCGTGCTGTTCGACCTGCTCGGCCGCCACCACCACGAAGACGTGCGTGAGCGCACACTCAACTCGCTGATGGAGCGCTACCACGTTGACCAGGGCCAGGCTGCACGCGTGGAGCGCAAGGCACTGCATGCTTTCGACCAAGTGGCCGACGCCTGGGGGCTGAAAGATGGAAACTGGCGCGACCTGCTGGGTTGGGCGGCGAAAGTGCACGAAGTCGGCCTTGATATCGCCCACTATCACTACCACAAGCACGGCGCCTACCTGATCGAGCACTCTGACCTGTCGGGCTTCTCGCGCGAGGACCAGCAGATGATGGCCTTGCTGGTGCGCGGCCACCGCCGCAACATCCCCAAGGACAAATTCGCCGAGCTGGGTGACGAGGGCATCAAGCTGCTGCGCCTGTGCGTGCTGCTGCGCTTCGCCATTCTGTTCCACCACATCCGTGGCAACCAGCAGATGCCGAAGGTAGTGCTCAAAGCTGGCGATGAAAGCCTTGATGTTGCCTTCCCTGAAGGCTGGCTGGAGCAGAACCAGCTGACCCAGGCCGACTTCGCCAACGAGGCGGAGTGGCTGGCCCGGGTCGGCTTCGTCCTCAGCGTACGTTGA